A portion of the Fusobacterium nucleatum genome contains these proteins:
- the nrdR gene encoding transcriptional regulator NrdR: protein MKCPFCSSEDTKVVDSRTTIDGSTKRRRECNNCLKRFSTYERFEESPIYVVKKDNRRVKYDREKLLRGLTFATAKRNVSREELDKIITDIERSLQNSLISEISSKDLGEKVLEKLRELDQVAYVRFASVYKEFDDIKSFIEIVEEIKKD, encoded by the coding sequence ATGAAGTGTCCTTTTTGTAGTTCAGAAGATACAAAAGTAGTTGATAGCAGAACGACGATAGATGGCTCTACAAAGAGAAGAAGGGAATGTAATAATTGTTTAAAAAGATTTAGTACCTATGAAAGATTTGAAGAAAGTCCAATATATGTAGTAAAAAAAGATAATAGGCGTGTAAAATATGATAGGGAAAAACTTCTAAGAGGTCTTACATTTGCAACAGCAAAAAGAAATGTGAGTAGAGAAGAATTGGATAAAATTATTACAGATATTGAAAGAAGTTTACAAAATTCTTTAATAAGTGAAATAAGCAGTAAAGACTTAGGAGAAAAAGTTTTAGAAAAATTAAGAGAGCTTGATCAGGTAGCCTATGTTAGATTTGCTTCTGTCTATAAAGAATTTGATGACATTAAATCTTTTATAGAAATTGTTGAAGAAATTAAAAAAGATTAA
- a CDS encoding PTS sugar transporter subunit IIA, which produces MVNSIKITDYITEDLIDLDLKSKNREGILIELSELLEKSPNIRGEEKDIYKALVDREKLGSTGIGKGVAIPHAKTESATGLTVAFGVSKEGIDFNSLDEEEVHLFFVFASPNKDSQIYLKVLARISRLIREEEFRENLFNCKTPKEVIDCIREKEEN; this is translated from the coding sequence ATGGTAAATTCTATAAAAATAACAGATTATATTACAGAAGATTTAATAGATTTAGACTTAAAGTCAAAAAATAGAGAAGGTATTTTAATAGAGTTGTCAGAATTATTGGAAAAATCACCAAATATAAGAGGAGAAGAAAAAGATATTTATAAAGCATTAGTAGATAGAGAAAAACTAGGTAGTACAGGAATCGGAAAAGGAGTAGCTATACCTCATGCTAAAACTGAAAGTGCAACAGGTCTTACTGTAGCTTTTGGTGTAAGTAAAGAGGGAATAGATTTTAATTCATTAGATGAAGAAGAAGTCCACTTGTTCTTTGTCTTTGCTTCTCCTAATAAAGATAGTCAAATTTATTTAAAAGTATTGGCTAGAATATCAAGGTTAATAAGAGAAGAAGAATTTAGAGAAAATTTATTTAATTGTAAAACTCCAAAGGAAGTTATAGATTGTATAAGAGAGAAAGAAGAAAATTAG
- the recO gene encoding DNA repair protein RecO, with the protein MIFLRGKGIIIAKKDIEEADRYITIFMEDYGKVSTVIKGIRKSKKRDKTAVDILSLTDFQFYKKNDSLIISNFSTVKDYIGIKSDIDKINIAFYIFSILNQILVENGRNRKIYEVLEKTLDYLNTSNDERKNYLLILFFLNTLIKEEGISLEDNSNMEELQVVVETQRKVEIDDNVKRILQYLFEDNLKVVINDEKYKINYIRKAILVLENYINFHLDTNINAQKILWGALLW; encoded by the coding sequence ATGATATTTTTAAGAGGTAAAGGCATTATTATAGCAAAGAAGGATATTGAAGAAGCAGATAGATATATCACAATATTTATGGAAGATTATGGAAAAGTTTCCACTGTCATAAAGGGTATAAGAAAAAGTAAGAAAAGAGATAAAACAGCGGTAGATATACTATCTTTAACAGATTTTCAATTTTATAAAAAAAATGATAGCTTGATAATTTCTAATTTTTCAACTGTTAAAGACTATATAGGAATAAAATCTGATATAGATAAGATAAATATAGCATTTTATATATTTTCTATATTAAATCAAATTTTGGTTGAAAATGGTAGAAATAGAAAAATTTATGAAGTATTGGAAAAAACTCTTGACTATTTGAATACATCAAATGACGAGAGAAAAAATTATCTTTTAATCTTATTTTTCTTAAATACTCTCATTAAAGAAGAAGGAATCTCTCTTGAAGATAATAGTAATATGGAAGAACTTCAAGTTGTGGTAGAAACTCAAAGAAAAGTAGAAATAGATGATAATGTAAAAAGAATATTACAATATCTATTTGAAGATAATTTAAAAGTAGTAATTAATGATGAAAAATATAAAATTAATTATATAAGAAAAGCAATATTGGTATTGGAAAATTATATTAATTTTCATTTAGATACCAATATAAATGCTCAAAAAATATTATGGGGGGCTTTATTATGGTAA
- a CDS encoding LolA family protein gives MKKFIILLFILVQGLIFSATKTLSDIKTVKFDVVEKTTVKSKKKEISYKIDFELPNKIKKEVTAPELNKGEIYLYDYTENKKVVYLPLFNEVKENKIVDDENRIIKAINKIIEEEKKNKNFSQNYYAKKPQSLNIDEQVSINILSYIEIDGYVFPEIVEIKDGGTKVGDVKISNLKINPILDNKTFTEIPKK, from the coding sequence ATGAAAAAATTTATAATACTATTATTTATATTAGTACAGGGATTAATTTTTTCAGCAACAAAAACTTTATCAGATATAAAAACAGTAAAATTTGATGTTGTTGAGAAAACTACTGTAAAATCTAAAAAGAAAGAAATTAGTTATAAAATTGACTTTGAGTTACCAAATAAGATTAAAAAGGAAGTTACGGCTCCAGAATTGAACAAAGGGGAGATATACCTTTATGATTATACAGAAAATAAAAAAGTTGTATATCTACCTTTATTTAATGAAGTTAAAGAAAATAAAATAGTTGATGATGAAAATAGAATAATAAAAGCAATAAATAAAATAATAGAAGAAGAAAAGAAAAATAAAAATTTCAGTCAAAACTATTATGCTAAAAAGCCTCAAAGCTTGAATATAGATGAACAGGTTTCAATTAATATTTTAAGTTATATAGAAATTGATGGCTATGTTTTTCCCGAAATTGTTGAAATAAAAGATGGAGGAACTAAGGTAGGAGATGTAAAGATAAGCAATTTAAAAATAAATCCTATTTTAGATAATAAGACTTTTACTGAAATTCCTAAAAAATAG
- the mreC gene encoding rod shape-determining protein MreC — MKKESKIKILLPILAVIIVTVLIFNRLLFKLKAQIDKAVLPIQSKVYNVANRAIGIKDIIFSYENFITENENLKKENMELKIQKVRNEKIYEENERLLKLLEMKENNIYKGDLKFARVSFSDINNLNNKIFIDLGTEDNIKIDMITVYGDYLVGKIVAVHDNYSEVELITNPNCIISAKTMGDVLGIARGSDEEDGLLYFQPSIVEDNLKEGDEIITSGISDIYPEGIKIGKIEQIDEKENYGYKRVTLKPGFESKDLRELIVISRENAVNRPIVKEEVKELKGDEK; from the coding sequence ATGAAAAAAGAAAGCAAAATAAAAATTCTTTTACCAATATTAGCAGTAATAATTGTTACAGTTTTAATTTTTAATAGACTTTTATTTAAATTAAAAGCTCAAATTGATAAAGCTGTTCTGCCAATTCAAAGTAAAGTATATAATGTAGCCAATAGAGCTATTGGAATAAAAGATATAATTTTCTCTTATGAAAACTTCATAACAGAAAATGAAAATTTAAAAAAAGAAAACATGGAATTAAAAATTCAAAAAGTAAGAAATGAAAAAATATATGAAGAAAATGAAAGATTATTAAAACTTTTGGAAATGAAAGAAAATAATATCTATAAAGGAGATTTGAAATTTGCAAGAGTAAGTTTCAGTGATATAAATAACTTAAATAATAAAATCTTCATAGACCTTGGTACAGAAGACAATATAAAAATTGATATGATAACTGTATATGGAGACTATTTAGTTGGAAAAATAGTAGCAGTTCATGATAACTATTCTGAGGTTGAACTTATAACAAATCCTAATTGCATTATAAGTGCTAAAACAATGGGGGATGTATTAGGGATTGCAAGAGGTAGTGATGAAGAGGATGGGCTTTTGTATTTTCAGCCTTCAATAGTTGAAGATAATTTAAAAGAAGGTGACGAAATAATTACATCAGGAATCAGTGATATTTATCCAGAGGGGATTAAAATTGGAAAAATAGAACAGATTGATGAAAAGGAAAATTATGGTTATAAGAGGGTTACTTTAAAACCAGGTTTTGAAAGTAAAGATTTAAGAGAATTGATAGTAATTAGCAGAGAAAATGCGGTAAATAGACCAATAGTAAAAGAAGAAGTAAAAGAGTTAAAAGGAGATGAAAAATAA
- a CDS encoding MFS transporter gives MKKSIIGLLWGESTLKVMAILYDSVITAFLLQLGLKNTQIGLLWSVVLLTQMLFDYPTGSFADRYGRLKIFTIGMVLTGSAIVMIAYSVSISMLYISAILMGIGESQISGTLFPWFVNSLDKVDNLQEKEEYILKSNGQVQYSTNIIGILTGFVISFLNLDYKFILILAGTFQAINGIFIYFSFQDNKSTETNLIKIGKKSFQIFLKDYKLWIYTLTMTIHYSFYSVHLFIWQPRANLLGVIGSKLTGINSVYLSCLVISGLIIKYKKEIKNYLYVLYVILIPISLIIIYQSQNLILYILGTILLGISNGMVAPQIMSTVHYFIPDEVRSSVISLLSSLSSIFLIFLQVIIGKILDIKGNYYLEILCVLFGIIYIVCIILILKWLKENRNR, from the coding sequence ATGAAAAAGAGTATAATAGGATTACTCTGGGGAGAAAGTACCTTAAAAGTTATGGCAATATTATATGATTCAGTCATAACAGCTTTTTTACTGCAACTTGGTTTAAAAAATACTCAAATAGGGTTGCTTTGGTCTGTTGTTTTGTTAACACAAATGTTATTTGACTATCCTACTGGAAGCTTTGCAGATAGATATGGTAGATTAAAAATTTTTACTATTGGTATGGTATTAACAGGAAGTGCCATAGTTATGATAGCATATAGTGTTAGTATAAGTATGTTATATATTTCAGCAATATTAATGGGAATTGGAGAATCTCAAATAAGTGGTACATTATTTCCTTGGTTTGTAAATAGTTTAGATAAAGTAGATAATCTACAAGAGAAAGAAGAATATATTTTAAAAAGTAATGGACAGGTTCAATATTCTACTAATATTATAGGTATTTTAACAGGATTTGTAATCTCATTTTTAAATTTAGATTATAAATTTATACTTATTCTTGCAGGAACATTCCAAGCCATAAATGGAATTTTTATTTATTTTTCTTTTCAAGATAATAAAAGTACAGAAACAAATTTAATAAAGATTGGAAAGAAAAGTTTTCAAATATTTTTAAAAGACTATAAATTGTGGATATATACTCTTACAATGACTATTCACTATTCTTTTTATTCGGTTCACCTTTTTATATGGCAACCTAGAGCAAATTTATTAGGAGTTATTGGAAGTAAACTCACTGGAATTAATAGTGTATATTTATCATGTTTGGTAATTAGTGGACTTATTATTAAATATAAAAAAGAAATTAAAAATTATTTATATGTTTTATATGTAATTTTAATTCCTATATCTTTAATAATTATTTATCAATCTCAAAATCTTATTTTATATATTTTAGGTACAATTCTTTTAGGAATTAGTAATGGGATGGTAGCACCTCAAATTATGAGTACAGTTCATTATTTTATTCCAGATGAAGTGAGGTCATCAGTTATATCTTTGCTCAGTTCTCTATCAAGTATCTTTTTAATATTTTTGCAGGTGATAATTGGAAAAATATTGGATATAAAAGGAAACTACTATCTTGAAATTTTATGTGTATTGTTTGGGATTATTTATATTGTTTGCATAATATTAATTTTAAAATGGTTAAAAGAAAATAGAAATAGATAA
- a CDS encoding DMT family transporter, which yields MDNHIKGALLVCLAATMWGFDGIALTPRLFSLHVPFVVFILHLLPLILMSILFGKEEFKNIKKLQKNDLFFFFCVALFGGCLGTLCIVKALFLVNFKHLTVVTLLQKLQPIFAIILARLLLKEKLKRAYLFWGFLALLGGYLLTFEFHLPEFVSGDNLLPASLYSLLAAFSFGSATVFGKRILKSASFRTALYLRYLMTSCIMFVIVAFTSGFGDFLVATAENWLIFIIIALTTGSGAILLYYFGLRYITAKVATMCELCFPISSVVFDYLINGNVLSPVQIASAILMIISIIKISKLN from the coding sequence ATGGATAATCATATAAAAGGAGCTTTACTAGTTTGTTTAGCTGCTACCATGTGGGGCTTTGATGGAATAGCTTTAACACCAAGATTATTTAGTTTACATGTTCCATTTGTAGTTTTTATACTTCATCTTTTACCATTGATACTTATGTCAATTCTCTTTGGAAAAGAAGAATTTAAAAATATTAAAAAATTACAAAAAAATGATTTATTTTTCTTTTTTTGTGTAGCTTTATTTGGTGGTTGCTTAGGAACTTTATGTATAGTTAAAGCATTATTTCTTGTAAATTTTAAGCATTTAACAGTTGTTACCTTACTACAAAAATTACAACCAATATTTGCAATAATATTAGCAAGGTTACTTTTAAAAGAAAAATTAAAAAGAGCTTACCTATTTTGGGGATTTTTAGCTTTACTTGGAGGATATCTTTTAACATTTGAATTTCATCTTCCAGAATTTGTTTCAGGTGATAACTTATTACCTGCTTCCCTTTACTCATTACTTGCTGCCTTCTCTTTTGGTTCAGCAACTGTATTTGGAAAGAGAATATTAAAGTCTGCCTCATTTAGAACAGCACTTTATTTAAGATATTTGATGACAAGTTGCATAATGTTTGTTATTGTAGCTTTTACTTCTGGCTTTGGAGATTTTTTAGTAGCCACGGCTGAAAATTGGTTAATCTTTATAATTATTGCTTTAACAACAGGAAGTGGAGCGATTTTACTTTATTATTTTGGACTTAGATACATTACAGCAAAAGTTGCCACTATGTGTGAGTTATGTTTTCCTATATCAAGTGTAGTTTTTGATTACCTTATAAATGGAAATGTGTTAAGTCCTGTTCAAATTGCAAGTGCAATCTTGATGATAATTTCAATAATAAAAATTAGTAAATTAAATTAG
- the cbpF gene encoding CEACAM-binding trimeric autotransporter adhesin CbpF: MKKFVSLKLIVFSFILVAGSVSYSAAPVIKAGTATDSTEAGVDNVANGVKSSAFGYDNKAIEKESSAFGTGNRATGEFSSAFGFHNIASKIHSSAFGSNNAADGVNSSAFGFKNTVSGFNSSAFGSQYQVTGNFSGAFGMGEFNGQYQYKNEGNNSYMIGNKNKIASGSDDNFILGNNVHIGGGINNSVALGNNSTVSASNTVSVGSSTLKRKIVNVGDGAISANSSDAVTGRQLYSGNGIDTAAWQNKLNVTRKNDYKDANDIDVNKWKAKLGVGSGGGGGAPVDAYTKSEADNKFANKTDLNDYTKKDDYKDANGIDVDKWKAKLGTGAGTADIENLRNEVNEKIDDVKDEVRTVGSLSAALAGLHPMQYDPKAPVQVMAALGHYRDKQSVAVGASYYFNDRFMMSTGIALSGEKRTKTMANVGFTLKLGKGSGVTYDETPQYVVQNEVKRLTVENQELKERVRNLEEKLNMLLKNK, encoded by the coding sequence ATGAAAAAATTTGTTAGTTTAAAATTAATTGTTTTTAGTTTTATTTTAGTTGCTGGTAGTGTTTCTTATTCAGCTGCACCAGTTATTAAAGCAGGAACTGCTACTGATAGTACAGAAGCAGGAGTTGATAATGTAGCTAATGGAGTAAAAAGTTCAGCTTTTGGATATGATAATAAAGCCATTGAAAAGGAAAGTTCAGCTTTTGGAACTGGGAATAGAGCTACTGGTGAGTTTAGTTCAGCTTTTGGATTTCATAATATAGCCAGTAAAATACATAGCTCAGCTTTTGGAAGCAATAATGCAGCTGATGGGGTAAATAGTTCAGCTTTTGGATTTAAAAATACAGTTAGTGGATTTAATAGTTCAGCTTTTGGAAGTCAATATCAAGTTACTGGAAACTTTTCTGGTGCTTTTGGAATGGGTGAATTCAATGGTCAGTATCAATATAAAAATGAAGGTAATAATTCATATATGATCGGTAACAAGAATAAAATTGCTAGTGGCTCTGATGATAACTTTATTTTAGGTAATAATGTTCATATTGGCGGTGGTATTAATAATTCAGTAGCTCTTGGTAATAATTCTACTGTTAGTGCTTCTAATACTGTTTCTGTTGGATCTTCTACATTAAAAAGAAAGATAGTTAATGTTGGAGATGGAGCTATTTCTGCTAATTCTAGTGATGCTGTTACTGGTAGACAATTATATAGTGGAAATGGAATTGATACTGCTGCTTGGCAAAATAAATTAAATGTTACTAGAAAAAATGACTATAAAGATGCTAATGATATTGATGTTAATAAATGGAAGGCAAAACTTGGTGTTGGCTCTGGTGGAGGTGGAGGAGCTCCTGTTGATGCTTATACTAAAAGTGAAGCTGATAATAAATTTGCAAATAAAACTGATTTAAATGATTATACTAAAAAAGATGACTATAAAGATGCTAATGGCATTGATGTTGATAAGTGGAAAGCTAAGCTTGGCACTGGTGCTGGGACTGCTGATATTGAAAATTTAAGAAATGAAGTAAATGAAAAAATTGATGATGTCAAAGATGAAGTTAGAACTGTTGGTTCTTTAAGTGCAGCTCTTGCTGGATTACATCCTATGCAATATGACCCAAAAGCTCCTGTACAAGTTATGGCTGCATTGGGACATTACAGAGATAAACAATCAGTGGCTGTTGGAGCAAGTTATTATTTCAATGATAGATTTATGATGAGTACAGGTATTGCTCTTTCAGGAGAAAAGAGAACTAAAACTATGGCTAATGTAGGATTTACTTTAAAACTTGGTAAGGGTAGTGGAGTTACTTATGATGAAACTCCTCAGTATGTTGTTCAAAATGAAGTTAAGAGATTGACAGTTGAAAATCAAGAATTAAAAGAAAGAGTTAGAAACTTGGAAGAAAAGTTAAATATGTTATTAAAAAATAAATAG
- a CDS encoding ABC transporter ATP-binding protein, whose protein sequence is MKAVELINITKKYEEQEVLNSFSLDIEKGKCLAIMGESGSGKSTIAKIIIGLEKQNLGTVKIFGKERDIKTTFKDIEFLFQDSYNALNPSMIVEDLIYEPLQFLVNTTDKSQKKEIVLELLEQVELSSELLTRKRDELSGGQLQRVCLARALSTKPQIMIFDESLSGLDPLVQDKILDLLYKIQKQYQLTYIFISHDFRLCYFLADRIILIDSGNITEDFKELDKEIIPKTEIGKILLKDISKL, encoded by the coding sequence ATGAAAGCAGTAGAACTTATTAATATAACAAAAAAGTATGAAGAACAAGAAGTATTAAACTCATTTTCTTTGGATATAGAAAAAGGTAAATGTCTTGCAATAATGGGGGAAAGTGGCTCAGGAAAAAGTACTATTGCTAAAATAATTATAGGACTTGAAAAACAAAATTTAGGTACAGTAAAAATTTTTGGAAAAGAAAGAGATATAAAAACAACTTTTAAAGATATAGAGTTTTTGTTTCAAGACTCTTATAATGCATTAAATCCAAGTATGATTGTTGAAGATTTAATATATGAACCTTTACAATTTTTGGTTAACACAACAGATAAGAGTCAAAAAAAAGAAATTGTATTAGAATTACTTGAACAAGTTGAGCTATCATCAGAATTACTCACAAGGAAAAGGGATGAACTAAGTGGTGGACAATTACAAAGAGTTTGTTTAGCAAGAGCTTTATCAACAAAACCTCAAATTATGATATTTGATGAGTCATTAAGTGGTTTAGATCCATTAGTTCAGGACAAAATTTTAGATTTATTATATAAAATTCAAAAACAATATCAATTGACATATATTTTTATCTCACATGATTTTAGATTATGTTATTTTTTAGCTGATAGAATAATTTTGATTGACAGTGGAAATATTACAGAAGATTTTAAAGAATTAGATAAAGAAATTATACCAAAGACAGAGATAGGTAAAATTTTATTAAAAGATATTTCAAAATTGTAA
- a CDS encoding ATP-binding cassette domain-containing protein — protein sequence MNILEIKNLSLKISDEKILKNINFELKEKEIISIIGKSGSGKTMLSKMIMGLKNKNMQIEGEILFKDNNIFNFSEEDLRKYRGEGIGYITQNPLNVFLPFQKIKTTFLETYFSHKNISKSEVIELAKKNLKQVNLENAEEILNKYPFELSGGMLQRVMVAIIIGLDAKIIIADEVTSALDSYNRYEMIKIFKELNKMGKSIVLITHDYYLMKSISDRCLVMENGEVIEKFNPKLKPELIKEKSEFGAKLLETTIYKRKGS from the coding sequence ATGAATATTTTAGAAATTAAAAACCTTTCATTAAAAATATCAGATGAAAAAATACTAAAAAATATAAATTTTGAATTAAAAGAAAAAGAAATAATATCAATAATTGGAAAAAGTGGTTCTGGAAAAACAATGTTATCTAAAATGATAATGGGGTTGAAAAATAAGAATATGCAAATAGAAGGGGAAATTTTATTTAAAGATAATAATATTTTTAATTTTTCAGAAGAAGATTTAAGAAAGTATAGAGGAGAGGGAATAGGCTATATCACTCAAAATCCTTTAAATGTATTTTTACCTTTTCAAAAAATAAAAACAACTTTTCTAGAAACTTATTTCAGCCATAAAAATATTTCAAAAAGTGAAGTGATAGAACTTGCTAAAAAAAATTTAAAACAGGTAAATTTAGAGAATGCAGAAGAGATTTTAAACAAATATCCTTTTGAATTAAGTGGAGGAATGTTACAAAGAGTTATGGTAGCAATCATTATAGGATTGGATGCTAAAATAATTATTGCAGATGAGGTAACTTCGGCACTTGATAGCTATAATCGTTATGAGATGATAAAAATTTTCAAAGAACTTAATAAGATGGGTAAAAGTATTGTTCTGATAACACATGATTATTATTTGATGAAATCAATATCAGACAGATGTTTGGTAATGGAAAATGGTGAAGTTATTGAAAAATTTAATCCAAAACTTAAACCAGAACTTATTAAAGAAAAATCAGAATTTGGAGCAAAGTTATTAGAAACTACCATTTATAAAAGAAAGGGAAGTTAA
- a CDS encoding ABC transporter permease, whose amino-acid sequence MAKNIKFYFAIFLLFFWIVLAIVAPMVAPYDPQYVDLSLKLLSPNNTYLLGTDALGRDILSRIIYGARLSISISLSIQIILLLISVPIGLFIGWRQGKEESFFDWLTMIFSTFPSFLLAMVLVGMLGAGISNMIISVVAVEWIYYARILKNSVISQKQNEYVKYAILKGMPAGYILKKHIFPFVYGPILTASLMNIGNIILMISSFSFLGIGVQPNISEWGNMIHDSRTFFRNHPNLMLYPGIMILLAVGSFRFIASQIEEKFRGIK is encoded by the coding sequence ATGGCTAAAAATATAAAATTTTATTTTGCTATATTTTTATTATTTTTTTGGATAGTATTGGCAATAGTAGCTCCAATGGTAGCACCTTATGATCCTCAATATGTAGATTTATCTTTAAAATTACTTTCTCCAAATAATACATATCTTTTAGGAACAGATGCCCTAGGTAGAGATATTTTATCAAGAATAATCTATGGAGCAAGACTTTCTATTTCAATATCACTTAGCATACAAATTATATTGTTGTTAATAAGTGTTCCAATAGGACTTTTTATCGGTTGGAGGCAAGGGAAAGAAGAAAGTTTTTTTGATTGGTTGACTATGATATTCTCAACATTTCCAAGTTTTTTACTAGCTATGGTATTAGTTGGAATGTTAGGTGCAGGAATAAGTAATATGATAATTTCTGTTGTTGCAGTTGAATGGATTTATTATGCTAGAATTTTAAAAAATTCAGTTATATCACAAAAACAAAATGAATATGTAAAGTATGCTATTTTAAAGGGAATGCCAGCTGGATATATTTTAAAAAAACATATTTTTCCATTTGTGTATGGACCTATATTAACAGCTAGTTTGATGAATATAGGAAATATTATTTTAATGATTTCTTCTTTTTCATTTTTAGGTATAGGTGTACAACCTAATATATCAGAATGGGGGAATATGATACATGATAGTAGAACATTTTTTAGAAATCATCCTAATCTTATGTTATATCCTGGGATAATGATATTACTGGCTGTTGGTTCATTTCGTTTCATAGCTTCACAGATTGAAGAGAAATTTAGAGGTATAAAATGA
- a CDS encoding ABC transporter permease gives MKKKIFDIISALLVISILAFIFIQLSPGDPAENYLRASHLPITDELLKQKREELGLNSPLIIQYLKWLKNVLLGNFGYSFLRKEPAIYLTFKSLYATFQLTIFSTFLIILISLPIGILSAIKTGTWIDKIVISITTIFVSMPVFWLGFSLILLFSVKLNWLPVSGRGGFLNFILPSITLSVPFIGQYIEFIKKSILENIQNNLLENAVLRGLKKRYIIFNYLLKGAWIPILSGFSFTFVSILTGSILVEEIFSWPGIGFLFTKAIQAGDVPLIQACIMVFGMLFIIATHFMNGILKYLDPRIKGGKNNG, from the coding sequence ATGAAAAAAAAGATTTTTGATATTATTTCTGCATTACTTGTAATATCAATACTTGCTTTTATATTTATCCAACTTTCACCAGGAGATCCCGCAGAAAATTATCTGCGGGCTTCTCATCTTCCTATAACAGATGAATTATTAAAGCAAAAAAGAGAAGAATTAGGTTTAAATTCTCCATTGATAATTCAATATTTAAAATGGTTAAAAAATGTTTTATTGGGAAATTTTGGATATTCATTTTTAAGAAAAGAGCCAGCTATTTATTTAACTTTTAAATCATTATATGCAACTTTTCAACTAACAATATTCTCAACATTTCTAATAATATTAATTTCTTTACCAATAGGAATATTATCAGCCATAAAGACTGGAACTTGGATAGATAAAATAGTTATCAGTATCACAACAATATTTGTTTCAATGCCTGTTTTTTGGTTAGGCTTTTCATTGATATTATTATTTTCAGTAAAATTAAACTGGTTACCAGTTTCTGGGAGAGGAGGATTTTTAAATTTTATTCTTCCAAGTATAACATTATCTGTTCCTTTTATAGGTCAATATATAGAATTTATTAAAAAAAGTATATTAGAAAATATACAAAATAATTTATTAGAAAATGCAGTATTAAGAGGTTTGAAAAAAAGATACATAATATTTAATTATCTTTTAAAAGGAGCTTGGATACCTATTTTAAGTGGATTTTCTTTTACTTTTGTATCTATACTTACAGGTTCTATACTTGTTGAAGAAATATTTTCTTGGCCAGGAATAGGTTTTCTTTTTACAAAGGCAATTCAAGCAGGAGATGTACCTTTGATACAGGCTTGTATTATGGTTTTTGGTATGTTATTTATAATAGCAACACATTTTATGAATGGTATTTTAAAGTATTTAGACCCAAGGATTAAAGGTGGAAAAAACAATGGCTAA